A portion of the Oxynema aestuarii AP17 genome contains these proteins:
- a CDS encoding Tic22 family protein — protein sequence MNLLLRWGAILGVVGTVILGPSPFLNNRMALALPQDQIVRKLLPVPVFTVTDADGSPLVASDPNREGQSSVAGVFISREDAQAFVERLKQEDPQLGANVRVVPVSLAEVYELALQSEQNPENLEFTFVPVQEQVQSALAVLREEDSSVQQFNGVPLFLATGGPDNGYLTIQRGNEQVIPLFFNKEELQGMLSRFQEKQPDLTASVDIEVVNLEGVIDLLETSDDPQVNKIIFVPPRESIEFLRSLPQTAPGNGATPGQ from the coding sequence ATGAACTTATTGCTGCGTTGGGGCGCAATCTTAGGAGTTGTCGGTACGGTCATCTTAGGACCGTCCCCCTTCTTAAATAATCGGATGGCCTTAGCCCTGCCACAAGATCAAATTGTTAGAAAATTACTCCCAGTTCCCGTGTTTACGGTCACCGACGCCGACGGTTCGCCCTTGGTCGCGTCCGACCCCAACCGCGAAGGTCAAAGCTCCGTCGCTGGGGTGTTTATCTCCCGGGAAGACGCCCAAGCGTTTGTCGAACGACTCAAACAAGAAGACCCCCAACTCGGCGCCAACGTGCGCGTGGTTCCCGTGTCTCTGGCGGAAGTCTACGAATTAGCCCTGCAAAGCGAACAAAACCCGGAAAATCTAGAATTTACCTTCGTTCCCGTCCAGGAGCAAGTCCAATCGGCCCTGGCGGTGTTGCGCGAAGAAGATAGCAGCGTCCAACAATTCAACGGCGTTCCCCTCTTTTTAGCTACCGGGGGGCCCGATAACGGCTATTTGACCATCCAAAGGGGCAACGAGCAGGTCATTCCTTTGTTTTTCAACAAAGAAGAACTGCAAGGAATGCTCAGCCGTTTCCAAGAAAAACAACCGGATTTAACCGCTTCTGTGGATATTGAAGTGGTGAACTTGGAAGGGGTGATCGACTTGTTAGAAACCAGCGACGACCCGCAAGTGAATAAAATTATTTTCGTTCCCCCGCGCGAGTCGATCGAATTTTTGCGATCGCTCCCCCAAACCGCACCGGGGAATGGAGCCACTCCCGGACAGTAA